AATAACATATATCCATAAAGCACAATTACCAGCACAGCCACAGTCCAAGACACCCTCTGGATCACAAAATTGACAGAGTTATAGATAAGTATTGAGACAACTATATCATTTGGAAGGTTTACTCTAAGTGAATGTCTTGATAAAGAATTTTGTAGGAAAATAGCACGAagagaaaaaaattcattttcaaattaaaaGTTATATGTATGTCAACGAAAGTgaacaaaagtgcaattaaaatGATGCCATGTAACTGAGGTCACAAGTTCAAGTCCTGGAAATAgttgtgtaaaaaaaaaaggtaagacTGTGTACAATAGATCATGTGGTCAGACCCTTCCCCGTCCAGCGCATTACTAGAGCTTTAATGGACTGAGCTTCCCTTTAAATTAAAAGGGCTATATCTATGTAAATGTAATGaataaaagtgcaattaagctaGAAAATagaccaaaaatgcaattaagtctAAAAATTACCCAGTAAAATAATTGAAACATCTTCATTAGCGTTTAAGTTAATCATAGATCATTTAATTCAGTCAGTATTAAAATTTTGGATAAGAAGTAACTGAAAGGTTATATGGATATAGCTTACCTCTACTATAGGCCCTATTCTGAAAGTCCCCATGACCTCCTCCTTGGACACCAAAGTAAGAAGGGGGATAAGTGCAAAAGGAATCTGTATTGATTGCAGCACATTAAGCCATTCATTCAAGGTATCCAATGAACCTTCTGATGTATTGAAAACAATTGACACTATCATAGTTGGAACAATTGCACAACTTCTAGTGATCAATGCCCTCAACCACTTCTTAATATTGAGCTTCAGAAATCCCTCTGTTATAAACTGTCCAGCATAAGTGCCAGTGATGGTGCTACTTTGTCCAGCTGCTAACAAACCAATACCCCATATATACAGAATTGGAAACAACCCTCCTCCATACCTCTCCTCAAGATATTGTCCTGCATTTACTAATCCTATGCCCTTGGCCTGTTCTGTACCATAGAACACCCGAGCAAAAACAGTTATCACACATAGATTGATCACCAAGGTGACTAAAAGTGCAGCTGAGGACTCAATTGAGTAGTAATTCAGAGCCTCTTGAACCTGGCTTTTGTTACGGATATCAACGTCCCTTGATTGTACCAAAGCAGAATGGAGGAATACATTATGTGGGGTTATGACACAACCCACAATTTCCACAGCCTGGCGAAGTGTCTTTGAGCTAACTCTTGGGATCAAAAGACCTGCAATAAGCATCCAAATCTGTCAAACAAAAAGGCACCAGTGTAcaattttttatcttaaatcTTACAATCAAATGGATGTGCCTAAACTGCTGTTATGAGATAAGTCTGTACCCATCACAAGTTCTTCTTCACTTGGCTTTGTATCAAAGAACATCCATGCAAAAGAAAAGGCCATGGTTCCGATGAAAACCGCGAAAACTCCTTCCAACTTCCTCACTCCATAATTCTCgagaaacagaaagaagaaactgTTCAACAAGAGACAAAACCAGGATCAAAATATCAGCTAACCATAACTTTCACTTAGTCACTTTCACAAACACAATGTGATCGCAAAACCATGATGAACAACAAAACCATATGATAAAATCAAAATCTATTTGGTTGGCTTACCAATCAAAGGCTGTGATGATCACACCAGCCCAAATGGGAAGAACCCCATGGCTAAGAATCTTGATAGCAATAGCACTGCCAATAACCTCTTGAATATCAGCAGCAATGAGAGCCACCTCAGCCAGGAACCACAGCACCAACCTAGCCCAATTGGAATACTCCTCCCTGCACAGCTCCGCCAGGTGCCGCCCCGTCGCCACGCCAAGCCTCGCCGACAGAAGCTGTATCAATAGCCCCATGATGGTCGACCACATCAACAGCCAAAGTAGCGAGTACCCTGCAATTGCACCAGCCTGCAGGTCCCCTTCCAGGTTCCCAGGGTCCAAGAACGCCACACTCATCAGCAGCCCCGGCCCCGTGAACAGCCACAGCTTCTTCCAAGAAAACGGCGGCACCGCCGTGGAGCTGGAGCCGCCGCCTCCGGCGGCGGACTCCAGGTCGAATATCCGGACCTTGTCCTTGTCCGCATAGACGAAATCCTCTGCATCTCCATCCTCCGGGGTTAATGGTGATGAGAGGGGAGAGGAGAGTGGGATTGTCTCGCATTCGGATTGTAGTAACcggttttcttcttcctcttcttcttgttcttgttctaGTTTTTCGTGTTGGTCTTGAGTTTTGTGTGACTCTGTATTCATGGTTTGTGATTGTTTTCAAGAATGTAGAAGTGGAATGTCGTGGATCATGGTAATGGTgtttgttggggttgattgatATTATTCCGTTTGGTTTGGATTGTGTTGGTaggagaagaagatggagaaaatttAGAGGAATTATCATGGCTGCGCAAGGGAATGGTGAGGTGAGGTGAGGTGAGCAAGGGAACGTTGCATGTTCACCGCATGCTATATTTGTAGTATTTCCCCTCTTTTAGGGACGCTATATTTATGCCAATTGCTAAAAGTGCTATATTTTGGATATAGTGAATTCATCTAATGTGATTAGAAATATTTTGAGGTTAGTGTAAGGTTAGAGCATTGAGCATCTCCATGCTGGTGTCTAAGATGAGACATTAAAATAATTCCTTAGAGTTGAAGAATGGAAGGAAAAGGGATGCTTTGACATAACACATGGTTAGGAAGTTAGAACAAAATTTAGCAATAATTTCCCCATGTTGTGAATATATAATGGGGTTAAATAATGTTTTGGTCCCTTATAATACAATAAGTTTGAAAAGGATCTCTCTTTGGAATAAAGTTTAAGTTCAGTCCCTAATGTTTGAGAAACTACTTAGTTTTGGGAATTTGGTCCATGTCAGAGGTGACGGTCCAGTGACCTTTGCCACTAACTAATTAACATAACCCGACAAGATTGGTGAAGTCATGTGGCAATTACGCGTAGGATCGATGAAGCCATGTGGCAAAGGTCATTGGACCACCACCTCTTGCAGGGACTAAAACTAGGTAATTTCTAAAACAATAGGGGCTGAATTCAAACTTTGCTCTGAGGAGGGATCATTTTCAAACTTAGCATATTATACAGGGACCAAAATCTTATTTAACCCTTTATAATTTTCTTGTTTATCATATTTGGTAAGAAATTTTCTTTTCCGCCATGTTTTCTCTTTCTCTGTTAAGATGTTTGAATCGACTTCTATTTTCTTATAATCTATTTTAGTACGCATAAACAATTTATCAAGGTTTCttcccaaaattaatttttagtttATAATCAATTATAAAAAGTTTCTCAAGCATACTAAGTCTACACCAAGTAGCATTCTATTCGGCATGACTTATCAATAACATCATTGCACACGCATTCTCAACCCCTTCCACGAATAAAATCTAAAAAGAATGAAGCTTCATTCACACTTAAACTAACAGCAAGCATGAATAACTTCCAGTATGTTGGACAAACATTACCAtagaaagcagaaacttcaaaATCACATAAACTAACCAACATAGCTTCTGCAAACCCTTTCAAAAATGAGGCCAAGATAGACTACTTTTCAGTTTCATATTAGCCTCTTCTATTCCTTGTCTACGCCAAATTCTAGCAAGACGACATCCAAATTATAATCCTTAGCATTGCACAATTGGAAACTCAGTCCTTAAAACTAATCCAGGAGACATAATCAACAAAACCAGATTCTGTGTACTGCAACATATCTTATTACATAGCATGATGCCACAATTTCCAATCATCATACAGTACAGTACACTAAGTAGAAACGAACATTTTCATATCAGCAATTAACTTAGCAATTAGCATTATTTAGTATTTACTAGACTAACGTTATAGGTTCATTTCTTGACACAAGAGTTTATTTACTAACTATAAAATCTCAGTCCAAATGTTCAACTATGCAATAGCAGAACACATGAGACTGGAAAATGCTAGTTTGTTGCTAAAGCAATGCACTTTCAACACCAAGTGTTTAAATATCAAGCATTCacatttgaaattcaaatgatATAATCTGACCATTCAGACATGAAGGAAGTATGATCCATGGACTCCCCAGGCACATCTTCATGCTTAGACGGCTTCTCCTTGCCACCAACCAACCTCGCCGGGTTCCCAACAGCAGTCGTCCGCGGCGGCACATCGATCAAAACCACCGAGCCAGCACCAATCTTGGCACCTTCCCCAATCTTAACATTCCCCAGAATGGTAGCACCAGCACCAATTAGCACCCCATCACCAATCTTCGGGTGGCGATCCCCACCAATCTTCCCAGTCCCACCCAGTGTGACGTGGTGCAGGATCGACACATTGTTCCCAATCACCGCCGTCTCCCCCACCACCACTCCAGTAGCATGGTCGAACAGAATCCCCTTCCCAATCGTCGCCGCCGGGTGAATGTCCACCGCGAAAACATCAGCAATTCGAGAATGCAACGCCAGAGCCAACGGCCGCCGCGACTGCCCCCACAGCAGGTGCGCCACGCGGTGAGCCTGCAacaatcaaacacacaaaatCACAAGCAGCTCGAGAAATCAAACAATTAGGATCGAAAACATATATACACCCCTAAAATCAAAGATTAAGCATGGAAAAATCAGCAAAATTGAAGAATTAGGGTTTGGTAAAGTGAAGAATTGAGGGAACCTGACAGGCGAGGAAACCCTTGTAATTGAGTAGGCAGTGGGAGTACGACACACAAGCGGGGTCGCGCTCCCGGGCGGCGCGGAGGTCAGCGACGGCGGCGGAGCTGAGAGAAGGGTCGGAGGAGAACGCGTTGAGGAAGAGGTCGTAGAGGAGCGTGGAGAGAAGAGTGGAGGAGCAGAGCTTGTTCCCGAGGTGGAACGACAGTGACCGTTCTAGAGACGAGTGTGAGAGAATCGTGGAGTAGAGGTAACTCGCGAGCGCTGGTTCAGACTCAGCGTCACGGCGTGCCTCCGCCTTGATCTGCGCCCACAGCCACCCCTCTTCTTCGAACCCGCCGCCGGAGGAGGAGTTAGACATCGCCGTCGGCGGCGGTGCGTAGCGGAGTTCGCCGGTTGGCATTAGTCGATGGGTGGCGATGATGAGAGTGTGGTTTAGAGAGACGGCGGCGAGACGGTTACTGCGGCAGTGACACGGTGGCGCGGTTGATAGGGTGGTGTGGAATTTCCAAGAAACCAGCATAAACTGAAGTTGTGTGTTTTCTGTTTGTTTTTTGGGGTGAGATTTGTTGTAATAACTGCTTTCTTTACTTGTGTTGTGTGTGTTGTGTGCGTATATTCGACAATGGAAGATCACAAAAGACAAAACTCACAAAACGTTTGGATGTCATGTTTATGTTAGTTGTTACCTATCTTATCCAAAAGTATTTCACTTTGGCTTCTCAAGAGTCAAGCCTTATATTTTACggataataaaattaaataaactgaTTCACACGTttgagaaaataattttttaaggtAAAAAGGGTTGAGTAGGTTTGTTTatctattagttttttttttttacattaaaaagataaattgcatcctgTCGAAATTGATTCCAGGACTCTCCACCCAATTCTTATGTCTTCTAActcttaccatttgagctatcattcgggacATTTGTTTATCTATTAGATTGGATGTGCTGGTTTTTCTCAATTCAACAACTTAGCTCAATGGAAATAAATATTTAGGAAAGTAAAACATGTGATTTGTACACTCTTTACTTTTTCGATGTTAATTGAGGTATTTATACGGTGACGGCTGTGAGCCTATGAGACTTATCTTTCACCTCATTTTTAGCCCAACAAACGGTGAGATGATGGTCTTGTGTTATTACCCAACGAAAACATGAACCACTGTTAAATAATATTTAGTTTATGTATTTGTAACAGTTCAATTTCTATCCCTAACCTGAAACAATTTTGACTTTTGCCCACGTGTATACGGAAATGTTAAGACAAGTCCTCGTCAGAGTCAAGAGCTCAGGTGACTTGCTTGTGTGTTCGACTAGAGCTAGCATGACATGTCCACATGATGGGTGATCTATCAATAAAGGAGCTAAAACTGAAATTGAACATTGCTTATCGATATACTTTAATGATTAACATTGCTTGACCATGAGTTTAATTTACGGATTGAAAAGCTAATTAAGTATAAGAGAAATTACTCATATCAGTGCTATACTATGATGTGTACTATTAGGTTTTCCTATATATTCAATTAGGTTAATCTATTAATCAACTTCTCTACACTTTATGTTTTCTCAACTCTAACACTTATATAAGACCAACTTTACAACGGGTTTTGAGGAGAACTGTTACGCTTAGTTTGGTAAGAGAGAGTTGAACGAGAGAGAGATACGATAGATGGAGTTAGATGTAAGATTGTAATTCCACCCTCATTTAGTTCATCTAACACTATagcagaaagagagagaattatGGTGGGTCACCCCACCTGTTAGCAATCTCTTCATTTTGAGAAGAAATGATGCATATGTTGCTTCACTTTTTTATTCTCTGATTTTGCCCCACTTACCATTTTGAtcatttatataaatatttaaaacacTTACGggtaaaaatgttttttaatatgaaaagtatcactctcttctctttttctcatCTATATCCACCATACCAATCAACTCATAAAATTTActttatttctcacatatttctttCTACTCATCTTTTATATCTCTTTATTCTCTACCAAACAAAACGTTAATACGCATGACCAACCTCATTAACAAGTTGAGAGGTAGAATTAGCAATCATAGAAGTTCAAAACTAAAGTAAAATTGTGAGGAATGATAATTACATACCATTGTAACCTAGTAATTCTTAACTTGCTTCTAATGtctaattttatttcatttaaattgTTTTCTTTCAATCCTTACATGACTCCCAAACCAAAATCTCATTTGCCCAATAgaatgtggactgggcgggctAGTACAAGCTTATAGAACCCGCCCAGTAGGCCTGACACCTCATAAGTAGAGATGGGGTCCTCGTATGAAGATGTGGGTCCAGGTTACTTTGTCTTGTTTATAATAAAGATATAAGCATTTGTCTTATTCTACATAGGGATTTGAGCCTTGCATGTAAGACCCAAATCCATGAATATTCTAGATAAGGACCacccccactataaaaggggtgtcctcaccttgtactagacatcttttttatcattaatgagATAATTTCCTTATTCATATATCACATATATTCttttagctctgctagggttcaTCAAGGACACTTTATATCCATTGTTAGACCTTAGACAAGAACATAATGAATAAGTCTCTAATTATTAGTGTTCATATTTTAGTCATTTGGTTTCGATAAATGAGATTCATCCCTATATTATTCTTGTGATAATGTGTTTGAAACGCAACAAATAATCTATTAATTAGTTCAAAAAATTAGAGCATGTTTTATTACCGTtgttgaaaattattttttatttttaaaagctgaaaattcaaaaacctacttgtttttaaaaacaaaaaatagaacAGCTAAAAGTGGGTTTTCTgattcaaattattttttttaaatgttggaAAACAATCTCACTCAAACagttttttattgaaaaaacaGTTTCTAAAAACAGATTTTAAATACAATTTTCAAATTAGGGTCTGCTTGATTCCAGTTTTAGTTTTCAGCttttaaaacagtttttagaaacaacttttaaaaacagttttcagaagaagaaaacgatttaaatgacatgttttctaacatttaaaaaactaatatctgaaaattaaaaacattttttagctgttttagttttttaattaaaaaactaaaatgagaACTGTTTCTAAAAACATGTTTTCAGTTTTTGAAAACGGTAAACATTACGAAGCTCTCTCTTAATTCTGGAAACAAATTTTTAGCATCAGACCCAATACCAGAATAATATCATATCACTGAAACATAGTTCTGGAAATTAACTTCCCGAGATATAAACAAATTTAAATCCCAAAATTTATAATCGGGAATTACATGAAATATTATTCCGCAATATATAATCCACACTTCCCTTGGTCATTCAAAATTTGCATAACGCATTACCTAAGGAAAACCAGATAGTATAACAGATTACAAAAGTTCTCAAGTTACAAGGTATTTATGAACTACAGTTCTTTATGCTTCTTTGGATCAAAAAGCAATTAAGAAAATCTCCCCCTTATTCAGAGTCTGTATCTGGGTCTGCATCCACAATAGCAGGAAAAGGATCATCCTCAGCCTCTGAGCTGCCATAATCTAATTTAAATGCAAATTCCCTGGTCCTTTTGGAGTCTGATGTTCCTATCAATGAACTGTTCCTATCAGGCATGGCACTGTCAGAAACAACCCTCTCAGATATCTCAGTAGCTACAGCACCGAAGTGAGCGTCAATGTCAGGGATGCTTGTGGTGCAAGAGACGGGTTCTTTAAATAGCACCGTAGAATCTCCGGGTTGACCTGACATGAAACTGAACGCACCCTCCTCGGTCCTCATTTCAACATCTTTGCCGGTGGCAGTCTCAGGTGCCATCTCACTCCTCTCTTGGATGATGGTGTCAGAGGACAGGTTTGCAGAAAGCACTTTGGGGTCATTATCTCTGCAAGCTTCAGAAGGCCTTTTGGTGTGTTCTGCCTCTTTAGCCAATGACA
This portion of the Lotus japonicus ecotype B-129 chromosome 3, LjGifu_v1.2 genome encodes:
- the LOC130746225 gene encoding serine acetyltransferase 5 gives rise to the protein MLVSWKFHTTLSTAPPCHCRSNRLAAVSLNHTLIIATHRLMPTGELRYAPPPTAMSNSSSGGGFEEEGWLWAQIKAEARRDAESEPALASYLYSTILSHSSLERSLSFHLGNKLCSSTLLSTLLYDLFLNAFSSDPSLSSAAVADLRAARERDPACVSYSHCLLNYKGFLACQAHRVAHLLWGQSRRPLALALHSRIADVFAVDIHPAATIGKGILFDHATGVVVGETAVIGNNVSILHHVTLGGTGKIGGDRHPKIGDGVLIGAGATILGNVKIGEGAKIGAGSVVLIDVPPRTTAVGNPARLVGGKEKPSKHEDVPGESMDHTSFMSEWSDYII
- the LOC130746224 gene encoding metal transporter Nramp3.2-like, translating into MNTESHKTQDQHEKLEQEQEEEEEENRLLQSECETIPLSSPLSSPLTPEDGDAEDFVYADKDKVRIFDLESAAGGGGSSSTAVPPFSWKKLWLFTGPGLLMSVAFLDPGNLEGDLQAGAIAGYSLLWLLMWSTIMGLLIQLLSARLGVATGRHLAELCREEYSNWARLVLWFLAEVALIAADIQEVIGSAIAIKILSHGVLPIWAGVIITAFDCFFFLFLENYGVRKLEGVFAVFIGTMAFSFAWMFFDTKPSEEELVMGLLIPRVSSKTLRQAVEIVGCVITPHNVFLHSALVQSRDVDIRNKSQVQEALNYYSIESSAALLVTLVINLCVITVFARVFYGTEQAKGIGLVNAGQYLEERYGGGLFPILYIWGIGLLAAGQSSTITGTYAGQFITEGFLKLNIKKWLRALITRSCAIVPTMIVSIVFNTSEGSLDTLNEWLNVLQSIQIPFALIPLLTLVSKEEVMGTFRIGPIVERVSWTVAVLVIVLYGYMLLDFFLSEVKGLLFGFLVCLGAAAWIAFIVYLVNHSGAVASMLARSPNSKGFFCLSEN